The following DNA comes from Novosphingobium sp. PP1Y.
GGGAACATGAGCGCTCGCCGGGAGTTCCCTTGATCAACCCGGGCCCGGGATTGCTTGAAAGCTGAAAGGGAAATACCGATGGTCAAGAAACTCGTTCTCGCTCTCGCCGCTAGCGGCATCCTGTTCACCGCCACTGCCTGCAACACCGTGAAGGGTGCCGGCCGGGACATCGAATCGGTCGGTCAGGCCGGCGACGAAGCGATCAACTGACACCTGCTGCCTGACACATTGGCAGACCCGCCCGCAAGTCGAGCGGCTCTGCCCTTGTGTTCACGATCACACGCGAGATCTTCCTTTCCGCTGCAGTACTGCCTAAATCCTGATTCAGCGGGTTCCGGATGAACGGAAAGCACGCCCGCTCAACAG
Coding sequences within:
- a CDS encoding entericidin A/B family lipoprotein, with product MVKKLVLALAASGILFTATACNTVKGAGRDIESVGQAGDEAIN